One Trichoderma asperellum chromosome 5, complete sequence genomic region harbors:
- a CDS encoding uncharacterized protein (BUSCO:EOG092D26CK): MTRPRPLMRAKQLALDDGPESQDSQAILDALKAEFGAAVLHGPLESPPQPGTQSEDVDVNAGRGAAEEREERHTDNGAEAGDLDISSSARRSARWLENSFKKQSIDTPHRSDASNPAAEIHRVGREAPQTHQPPARPRLSEQDLDDAVVAESSPFGRNARSSSSPRNRDNTNQSHSDNTPTMPIGAGRSQMGGAMDISQQTPTQVNVERDYDRFYQPVESSSLPDTLHVDDTGAVNFGNLSPGARPSSQVSEDAGFENTRGEWRAPDATSQHRPSSGYTPFKPAGLPPETPVPPKNPFAIQNDANGGVPFAGTQLFEQTPMVTSAIKLHSPTSSRPSPAMLLDTISLNVMGTSPLKARANVSSPTVAHTSSPSRANNIPTSTHKPKVSPIQEEALDEGREHRDDMIPESPTIQPSKRHGNRQPLAHYEPMKKSQDRKAVVDMPQLQLGIDSDSDDAIIRMRRKKRMNKIRLQTAEEMEKVMVQIPPQRDAGESRNRKRRRLSSSIDEGTLPSHHNQSPERMELASPDGGLRSSQKGSSLPGQILLAESTKATPRDDAAAPSKHSSKGASNTKPGRSKYDASEEMIPATSPVRSFPAGARRDVPVASEPEPELPVLAKDGSAENEAEDDIQTSSLPPPRRHAQRLYGSRAQSSRRSRIITSSETNERTSVEPDVQAHKRALPSSSNATIVPARTGTAETENIEPRVSKTDSAAAIPTAIRTLRRDNKMPLTPVRPRRADRKNHTSSSLTTSSTPAASDKTTPDTPSSPVSDQPELKAATSSSPAQGRKMRSRKSERTSSKDKPPQQASKALRTSIRSLLHEPSSTDELQQSPSSSVLESGVSSLRSSRIFKQSVGSTFRGRRLFEGMAFAISMSPDKKNEKTRANIEAKIKQAGGVILESGFEELFEPTTVMSTYNVPSTDDGEPLSLSSSYLNYGFTALIADTHSRKVKYMQALALGLPCLAYQWIVTCLNKGVLIDWEPYLLAAGSSAILGNAVRSRCLRPYDAEVARLVEMIDKRPKLLAAERLLAVVDDKRARNEGKRKKNDLEKQPYLFLAQALGPSISWVSTIQQAREMLEAQDKAGEPFTWIYMDESIGSVESVLAKPELAGKKRRRSQGLPAAKNVRVLCDELMIQSLILGRIVEEDEMYDAGLKG, from the exons ATGACACGACCACGGCCGCTCATGCGAGCCAAGCAATTGGCGCTGGACGACGGCCCCGAGTCGCAAGACAGCCAGGCGATTCTCGACGCTCTCAAGGCTGAGTTCGGTGCTGCAGTG CTTCACGGGCCCCTTGAATCGCCGCCACAGCCCGGGACACAGAGCGAGGATGTGGATGTGAACGCGGGAAGAGGCGCCGCAGAAGAGCGTGAAGAGCGGCACACCGACAACGGAGCCGAGGCTGGCGATTTGGACATTTCAAGCTCGGCGAGACGAAGCGCACGCTGGCTAGAAAACAGCTTCAAG aagcaatccATTGATACGCCACACCGCAGTGATGCGAGTAATCCTGCAGCCGAAATTCACAGAGTGGGACGCGAAGCACCCCAGACTCACCAACCACCAGCACGGCCAAGGCTCAGCGAACAGGACCTGGATGATGCCGTTGTAGCTGAGAGCAGCCCGTTCGGCCGAAACGCACGttcctcatcctctccaCGCAATCGCGACAACACGAATCAGAGCCACAGCGACAACACCCCTACCATGCCAATTGGCGCTGGTAGGTCGCAAATGGGGGGAGCCATGGACATCTCACAGCAGACGCCCACGCAGGTCAATGTGGAACGAGACTATGACCGATTCTACCAACCGGTAGAGTCCAGCTCTCTACCCGACACGCTGCATGTTGATGACACCGGCGCAGTCAACTTTGGGAACTTGAGCCCTGGTGCCCGTCCGTCATCTCAAGTCTCTGAAGATGCAGGCTTCGAAAATACTCGTGGCGAGTGGAGGGCGCCAGATGCGACCTCGCAGCACCGGCCAAGTAGTGGTTATACTCCCTTCAAGCCCGCCGGCCTTCCTCCAGAAACGCCGGTACCGCCTAAGAATCCCTTTGCTATTCAGAACGATGCGAATGGTGGTGTTCCTTTTGCAGGCACACAGCTCTTTGAGCAAACGCCCATGGTAACCTCCGCCATTAAACTCCATAGTCCCACATCGTCCCGACCGTCGCCGGCCATGTTGCTCGACACAATTTCGCTGAATGTTATGGGGACATCTCCTCTGAAAGCACGCGCAAATGTCTCTTCACCGACTGTTGCACATACATCAAGCCCTAGCCGCGCAAACAACATTCCGACGAGCACACACAAGCCCAAAGTGTCCCCAATCCAAGAAGAGGCCTTAGATGAGGGTAGAGAACATCGAGATGACATGATACCAGAATCACCGACTATTCAGCCATCGAAACGACACGGAAACCGACAGCCTCTAGCACACTATGAGCCGATGAAGAAATCTCAAGATCGTAAAGCAGTAGTGGACATGCCACAACTGCAATTGGGTATTGATAGCGATTCGGACGATGCAATCATAAGGATGAGACGTAAGAAAAGGATGAATAAAATAAGACTACAGACAgcggaggagatggagaaggtgaTGGTGCAGATACCTCCACAGCGAGATGCGGGCGAAAGTCGGAACCGAAAACGAAGAAGGCTATCTTCAAGCATTGATGAAGGAACGCTTCCAAGTCATCACAATCAAAGTCCAGAAAGAATGGAGCTTGCCAGTCCAGATGGCGGATTGCGCAGTTCTCAGAAAGGATCAAGTTTGCCGGGGCAGATTTTGTTAGCTGAATCGACAAAGGCAACGCCCCGAGACGATGCGGCTGCGCCATCAAAGCATAGTAGCAAAGGAGCCTCGAATACTAAACCGGGGAGAAGCAAATATGACGCTTCTGAGGAAATGATTCCTGCTACTAGTCCTGTCAGATCCTTCCCAGCGGGAGCTCGGCGCGATGTGCCGGTAGCCTCTGAGCCTGAGCCGGAGCTTCCAGTATTAGCTAAGGATGGATCTGCAGAAAATGAGGCCGAAGATGATATTCAGACATCTTCACTCCCTCCACCACGTCGACATGCGCAGAGATTATATGGAAGTCGAGCACAAAGCAGTCGCCGAAGCAGGATTATTACTTCTTCAGAGACGAATGAGAGAACGTCGGTGGAACCGGATGTTCAGGCACATAAGAGAGCGTTGCCGAGTTCCAGTAATGCAACTATTGTTCCTGCCAGGACTGGGAcagcagaaacagaaaataTTGAACCTAGGGTGTCAAAGACGGACTCTGCAGCTGCAATACCAACAGCAATTCGAACTTTGAGACGCGACAACAAAATGCCGCTCACACCGGTACGGCCCCGTAGAGCTGATCGAAAGAATCACACATCATCTAGCTTAACAACTTCATCAACGCCCGCGGCCTCGGACAAAACTACGCCAGATACACCATCTTCCCCCGTATCTGACCAGCCGGAACTCAAGGCTGCTACGTCGTCTTCTCCTGCGCAGGGTCGAAAGATGAGATCTAGAAAATCGGAAAGGACATCATCAAAGGACAAGCCTCCACAGCAAGCTTCCAAAGCTTTAAGAACAAGTATCCGGTCTCTTCTACACGAGCCGAGTTCTACAGATGAGCTGCAACAGTCGCCGTCTAGCAGTGTTCTTGAGTCAGGGGTTTCCTCACTGAGATCGAGTAGAATCTTCAAACAAAGCGTTGGATCCACTTTCCGTGGACGAAGATTATTTGAGGGCATGGCCTTTGCAATATCCATGTCACCTgacaaaaagaatgaaaagacCCGTGCTAATATAGAGGCAAAGATCAAGCAAGCCGGTGGTGTAATTCTGGAATCAGGATTTGAAGAATTATTTGAGCCCACTACGGTAATGAGCACCTATAACGTACCAAGTACGGATGATGGAGAACCTCTTAGCTTATCCAGCTCTTATCTAAACTATGGATTCACCGCCCTGATTGCAGACACACATTCCCGCAAAGTCAAATACATGCAGGCATTGGCTCTAGGACTGCCTTGTCTAGCATACCAGTGGATAGTAACATGTCTCAACAAAGGAGTTCTGATTGATTGGGAGCCCTATCTCCTTGCAGCAGGATCATCTGCCATCCTAGGTAATGCAGTAAGGTCGAGATGCTTACGCCCATACGATGCTGAAGTTGCAAGACTTGTAGAAATGATTGACAAGCGGCCAAAGCTACTTGCGGCCGAAAGGTTGCTCGCTGTCGTGGATGACAAAAGGGCTCGAAatgaagggaaaaggaaaaagaacgACTTGGAGAAGCAGCCATATCTGTTTCTCGCTCAGGCACTGGGGCCTTCAATTTCTTGGGTTTCGACGATACAGCAGGCTCGCGAAATGCTAGAGGCACAAGACAAGGCGGGTGAGCCATTTACCTGGATATATATGGATGAATCTATAGGCTCTGTTGAATCAGTGCTTGCGAAGCCGGAATTAGCCGGCAAGAAACGGAGAAGATCCCAAGGATTACCAGCAGCGAAAAATGTTCGTGTGCTGTGTGATGAGCTCATGATTCAAAGTCTCATCCTTGGAAGGAtagtggaagaagatgaaatgtATGACGCGGGGTTGAAAGGTTGA
- a CDS encoding uncharacterized protein (EggNog:ENOG41) — MATLPPGWEWDYDGNRWLYRYTPTGHVQYHFPNAGDEFPDFIDAASPAPDLAPEEKLESQQQVKRHTSVNGGPSRTARTAAEEEEDGWKSRMSATAQPVSAVWEDDFGAEDDNETEGEAVFQPENFMYLGPGTYVDVSPLVEEEEEAARRAVVGAELRGGPPTDNNRGVSPMVSQNTTPMVRTSETVARTENEAQSRASTTAMNERAVEPLPPPTIAYEEPAMVTPIEGFITGDDIVGEASAVPDEEALNYEMYELPVETAVPMHLQFDPVGVVAEMPTEHTASARVETHPDPVELAGNYVMAPVEIEPRPGFVELPAEIDPSEEGIAREERLTDQQRLELRRQEVRQHQEERQRYVQQRKEERKKLEAEELLLEIEADELQKELDMLQQQQQQLQQQSEGHSPSQEQKNGATGPFRIARKPTLRESSTIYNAYAGRSQGQGQEDYQAYAPGQAPQTSAQPLPARIMSPALQREASLNMSMRPAAASKAPVDSGPGVVKYPSVLRPARGKPGQSPERKDALKGPEQGSGASSSTEAAGKEARLSGYNLIQHGQHPPSMTPTPAPVPVPAPAPAAVQQNPPQQPPIATAQPPAPIQRPFTTAPNMPQSNVQIAQQYAVPPIPPKVAAQLPYPTGSVRMPQPPLIRQSTAPYPQDDGPPVIAPYGPLQSRQPMRPASAMPVLQNQRRGPAPGQPQQMPIRTGPPPPGAVIVPAGMAPRSAIAGPAQQLPQQRRQSFQPVQNAAPVQSQQPTRPQSVVNPGVYANFASYQTPPPQQRPIQRRPTQEDVSPIRSRSQSMSSGAAPLDTPSPIDSRRSSTNSIAPQNINNSYFASVSGSQGSASVPPSSVSLARPPPDLPQSPVAQGGGRQSAPPQQLANVNQGNMQGMLPPQPQSQMRQPNPENVSGGVQRSQSLRQVRTNTGPTPDTSGQNLPPQSPTRIGPTASGHLLTSIEEHDEAQHAAAAMAPLKVNQRKVLTKAPPNPTPGPQQVPVPAPLQTQAQIPQQTTAVQIQGVPPQQVMGPPGQSPAPVMPMQGFQPVGPPMQQPPQQYQMQQPLQQQQWTAQPLPNMPLAAQPGSLPPLQTPQQTSPTAGNKENRKSWGKWFKSSGSKSAVQSPVGQQPQHTFPPVPIPQAMPGPNQPFQMQPVGQQFPVSFQGGQPMGQQPLQFQQPMPHPETVHQQFRPAPLNANTNSPAGGEQFPNGMTPAPLFSGASSSKRPVASPTEAAQQGTQNRWAGKSPVDYSGGGWGDEDDEFS; from the coding sequence ATGGCCACTCTCCCGCCCGGCTGGGAGTGGGACTACGACGGCAATCGATGGCTCTACCGCTATACGCCCACCGGCCATGTGCAGTACCATTTCCCCAATGCGGGCGACGAGTTTCCCGACTTCATCGACGCTGCGTCTCCGGCGCCAGACCTCGCTCCCGAAGAGAAGCTcgagtcgcagcagcaggtcaAGCGGCATACGAGCGTCAACGGCGGCCCCAGCCGGACGGCTCGAACTgcggcagaggaagaagaagatggatggaAATCGCGCATGTCAGCGACGGCGCAGCCCGTAAGCGCCGTCTGGGAGGACGATTTCGGCGCCGAGGACGACAACGAGACGGAGGGGGAGGCGGTGTTCCAGCCGGAGAACTTCATGTATCTGGGCCCGGGGACTTATGTGGATGTAAGTCCattggttgaagaagaggaggaggcggcgaggAGGGCGGTGGTGGGAGCCGAGCTCAGAGGTGGACCGCCAACAGACAACAACAGGGGCGTCAGTCCGATGGTGAGCCAGAATACGACGCCAATGGTACGGACAAGCGAGACAGTGGCTCGGACAGAGAATGAGGCCCAGAGCCGTGCATCTACGACTGCCATGAACGAAAGGGCTGTtgagccgctgccgccgcctaCAATAGCATACGAGGAACCCGCGATGGTGACTCCCATTGAGGGTTTTATCACGGGAGACGATATCGTGGGAGAGGCCAGCGCAGTACCCGACGAGGAAGCCTTAAACTACGAGATGTACGAGCTTCCGGTAGAAACGGCCGTACCTATGCACCTGCAGTTTGATCCCGTGGGCGTGGTGGCTGAGATGCCGACGGAACACACGGCTTCGGCCCGCGTGGAAACGCACCCGGATCCCGTTGAATTGGCGGGCAACTATGTTATGGCGCCAGTTGAGATAGAGCCGCGGCCTGGATTTGTGGAACTGCCGGCCGAGATTGATCCCAGTGAGGAAGGTATCGCACGGGAGGAGAGGCTGACGGATCAGCAGCGTCTGGAGCTGAGACGGCAGGAAGTTAGACAACATCAGGAAGAGCGGCAACGTTATGTAcagcagagaaaagaagagcggAAGAAGCTAGAGGCAGAGGAATTGCTTTTGGAGATTGAGGCAGATGAGTTGCAAAAAGAATTGGACATGttacaacaacagcagcaacaattACAACAGCAGAGCGAAGGGCACAGCCCATcccaagagcaaaaaaatggCGCCACAGGGCCGTTCAGGATTGCCAGGAAGCCGACTCTGCGGGAGTCCAGCACCATTTACAATGCCTATGCTGGCAGAAGTCAGGGACAGGGACAGGAGGACTACCAAGCTTATGCGCCAGGCCAAGCTCCGCAGACGAGCGCGCAGCCATTGCCGGCGCGGATAATGAGCCCAGCGTTGCAGCGAGAGGCATCTCTGAATATGAGCATGAGGCCGGCCGCTGCGTCCAAAGCACCGGTGGATTCTGGACCTGGAGTCGTCAAGTATCCTTCTGTCCTTCGACCTGCGCGTGGAAAACCGGGACAGTCAccagagagaaaagatgcCTTGAAGGGACCAGAGCAAGGCTCCGGTGCCAGTTCAAGTACGGAGGCTGCTGGGAAAGAGGCTCGATTGTCCGGTTATAATCTGATTCAACATGGCCAACACCCGCCTTCTATGACCCCAACACCCGCTCCAGTTCCAGTTCCAGCCCCGgctcctgctgctgtccaGCAAAACCCACCGCAGCAACCTCCAATCGCAACTGCTCAGCCTCCGGCCCCTATACAAAGGCCATTTACGACGGCTCCAAATATGCCACAGTCTAATGTACAGATAGCTCAGCAATATGCTGTGCCTCCTATACCGCCCAAGGTCGCAGCCCAGCTCCCCTATCCAACAGGATCAGTTAGGATGCCGCAGCCACCGCTTATTCGCCAGTCTACAGCGCCATATCCGCAAGACGATGGACCACCAGTGATAGCTCCGTATGGCCCGCTCCAGAGCCGCCAGCCAATGCGACCGGCAAGCGCCATGCCCGTTCTTCAAAACCAGCGACGGGGACCAGCTCCAGGTCAGCCGCAACAGATGCCAATCAGGACAGGCCCTCCGCCTCCTGGAGCAGTGATAGTACCGGCCGGAATGGCACCACGCTCGGCTATAGCTGGACCAGCACAGCAACTCCCACAACAGCGTCGACAGTCATTTCAGCCAGTACAAAATGCCGCCCCAGTGCAAAGCCAACAGCCAACAAGGCCACAGAGCGTCGTTAACCCGGGTGTGTATGCTAATTTTGCGAGCTATCAAACTCCGCCCCCACAGCAGCGGCCTATTCAGCGTCGGCCTACCCAAGAAGATGTATCCCCTATACGATCTCGATCACAAAGCATGTCATCTGGAGCTGCTCCCTTGGATACGCCTTCGCCGATTGACTCCCGAAGAAGCTCTACAAATTCAATCGCACCTCAAAACATCAATAATTCTTATTTTGCATCCGTATCTGGCTCTCAAGGCTCAGCTTCAGTTCCTCCTTCGAGTGTGTCTTTGGCGAGACCTCCTCCAGATCTGCCGCAGTCTCCCGTGGCCCAAGGTGGCGGTAGACAGTCAGCGCCGCCACAACAGCTAGCGAATGTGAATCAGGGGAATATGCAAGGGATGTtacctcctcagcctcagtcTCAGATGCGGCAACCTAACCCAGAAAATGTCTCTGGTGGAGTACAAAGATCTCAGTCCCTGCGTCAAGTTAGAACAAATACCGGACCCACCCCTGATACGTCGGGCCAGAACCTACCGCCGCAGTCTCCTACACGCATTGGGCCCACGGCTTCTGGACACCTCTTGACCAGTATTGAGGAGCATGATGAGGCTCAACATGCAGCGGCGGCAATGGCCCCGTTGAAGGTGAACCAACGCAAGGTTCTTACAAAGGCACCTCCTAATCCAACACCCGGGCCCCAACAGGTTCCGGTCCCAGCGCCTCTGCAGACTCAGGCGCAGATACCTCAACAAACGACTGCTGTCCAAATCCAAGGCGTACCGCCGCAGCAGGTCATGGGACCTCCCGGCCAAAGCCCGGCTCCAGTGATGCCTATGCAAGGATTTCAACCAGTTGGCCCCCCTatgcagcagccaccacAGCAATatcagatgcagcagccattgcagcagcagcaatggacTGCTCAGCCTCTTCCTAATATGCCATTGGCCGCACAGCCCGGTTCTTTGCCACCGCTACAAACGCCTCAACAGACGTCACCTACAGCTGGTaacaaagaaaatagaaaatcaTGGGGAAAGTGGTTCAAGAGCAGCGGCTCCAAATCGGCAGTCCAGAGCCCAGTAGGTCAACAGCCGCAGCATACTTTTCCTCCAGTGCCTATTCCACAAGCAATGCCTGGACCAAACCAGCCGTTTCAGATGCAGCCTGTTGGCCAGCAATTCCCTGTGAGTTTCCAGGGTGGACAGCCAATGGGTCAGCAACCACTGCAGTTCCAACAACCTATGCCTCATCCAGAGACCGTTCATCAACAGTTTAGACCGGCACCACTCAACGCCAATACAAACAGCCCGGCGGGTGGAGAGCAGTTTCCTAACGGCATGACGCCTGCTCCGCTCTTCTCAGGGGCATCGTCTTCGAAACGGCCTGTGGCGAGTCCGACGGAGGCTGCGCAGCAGGGGACTCAGAATAGATGGGCGGGCAAGTCTCCAGTGGATTATTCTGGAGGAGGTTGgggggatgaagatgatgagttTTCGTGA
- a CDS encoding uncharacterized protein (TransMembrane:6 (i150-172o184-203i237-255o275-297i497-514o520-536i)): protein MPSTSQPHRTSIEMNRIEEREGDTYDEEFNDRYDEKYERFEAPTLDTFNTSNTLAPPQEDADLVSPISQRAEANRLNDDLELLRAERMVSNQEHDQASSSRMRIRHHSPEPEDAFNQPAQEQVLEKKKNTNAALYKLWLFISKFPRFFRYIIYLIPGAALLLAPVLLGTYRFNGVKDAVGGVGGVYLMWFGIWLEIVWCSLWVTRMITNLIPPLFHGVARMVGSTNAHKWRDIGQRLELHTAMFLWFLAILISFKPTMNSHRAPVPEGREDEVDVHWISIVNKVIIALFVLAALNFVEKILIQWIAQSFHQRTYATRIENNKGDIRQLVRLFEYAKSKLETTDSFWKDSAGNASASGLQTPLKAFHNNARQVLGKVGHAAGRVGNDLLGRKGADNNHPRRIVAELLRSTASAHTLARLIYRSVVREGRETVHLEDLQIAFETVEEAEAAFSMFDKDLNGDISMEEFETVCNEIQLEKKAIAASLKDLDSVIKKLDKVFLVIIVIIAVIVFVAILSDSTAAGLASAGSSILGLAWVLQATAQEFLQSIIFVFIKHPFDVGDRVTIYGNTGATLTGDDYYVTEISLLYTEFKKMQGHIVQAPNSLLNTVFILNQRRSNGLSDSIPLEMKFGTPGHLIDELKARMLEFVQANKRDYQPSIITEMTGFKEVRSCTMNIVFFHKSSFQNELLRLNRHNKFVTELMYQMVQVGIEAPLRVDPGGSRDHPLYWANMPAPPAYNSAGESSTHGRPRATSSIRSIPNQEPAAGGFQDVFEKRREHVHMQRMASIREKERGLQEESAADARASTSALAPVMSVDSQSQTRSRIFGRARSGTRSVHSHNDMV from the coding sequence ATGCCTTCTACTTCTCAGCCGCATCGGACTTCTATAGAGATGAATCGGATTGAAGAGCGGGAGGGCGACACATACGACGAGGAGTTCAATGATCGGTACGACGAAAAATATGAAAGATTCGAAGCGCCAACCCTCGACACCTTCAACACATCCAATACATTGGCCCCTCCCCAGGAAGACGCCGACCTTGTATCCCCGATAAGCCAGCGTGCCGAGGCGAATCGTCTCAACGAtgaccttgagcttctccgcGCCGAGCGCATGGTCTCTAACCAGGAACATGACCAGGCATCCAGCTCTCGGATGAGAATCCGACACCACAGCCCCGAACCAGAGGATGCCTTCAACCAGCCCGCCCAGGAACAAGtcctggagaagaagaaaaataccAATGCCGCCCTCTACAAGCTGTGGCTCTTCATCAGCAAGTTCCCCCGCTTCTTTCGATACATCATCTACCTTATCCCCGGCGCCGCTTTGCTCCTCGCCCCCGTCTTGCTTGGCACGTACAGATTCAATGGGGTTAAAGACGCCgttggtggtgttggtggtGTCTATCTTATGTGGTTCGGCATCTGGCTGGAAATCGTTTGGTGTTCGCTGTGGGTGACACGGATGATTACGAATCTTATTCCTCCTCTATTCCACGGCGTCGCCCGAATGGTCGGGTCGACCAATGCCCACAAGTGGCGGGACATTGGACAGCGTCTCGAACTGCATACGGCCATGTTTCTGTGGTTTCTAGCCATCCTCATCTCCTTCAAGCCTACCATGAACAGCCACCGTGCTCCGGTCCCAGAAGGACGAGAAGACGAAGTCGATGTCCATTGGATTAGCATCGTCAACAAGGTCATCATTGCGCTTTTTGTCCTCGCCGCACTCAACTTCGTGGAGAAGATCCTTATACAGTGGATTGCGCAAAGCTTTCACCAGCGAACATACGCCACTCGAATCGAGAACAACAAAGGAGACATCCGTCAACTGGTTCGCCTTTTTGAATATGCAAAGTCCAAGCTTGAGACTACCGACAGCTTTTGGAAAGACAGCGCTGGAAATGCTTCTGCAAGTGGCTTGCAAACCCCTCTGAAAGCTTTCCACAACAATGCCCGCCAGGTGCTGGGCAAAGTCGGTCATGCTGCCGGCAGGGTGGGCAACGATCTTCTGGGCCGTAAAGGGGCTGACAACAACCATCCTCGGAGGATCGTTGCTGAGCTGCTCCGCAGCACCGCATCTGCGCACACTCTCGCGCGTCTCATCTACCGGAGCGTCGTGCGGGAGGGCCGCGAGACTGTCCACCTGGAAGATCTGCAGATTGCCTTTGAAACTGTCGAGGAAGCTGAGGCAGCGTTTAGCATGTTTGACAAGGATCTCAATGGTGACATTTCCATGGAAGAGTTTGAGACTGTTTGCAATGAAATTCAgctcgagaagaaggccattGCAGCATCGCTCAAGGATCTTGACTCCGTGATAAAGAAGCTCGATAAAGTTTTTCtggtcatcatcgtcatcatcgccgtcatCGTATTCGTCGCCATCCTGTCAGATTCGACTGCTGCCGGTCTCGCTTCTGCCGGTTCCTCGATCCTCGGCCTCGCGTGGGTGCTTCAGGCAACGGCTCAGGAGTTCCTCCAGTCCATTATTTTTGTCTTTATTAAGCATCCATTTGATGTAGGTGACCGTGTAACCATCTATGGTAACACCGGAGCCACACTGACGGGTGACGACTATTATGTGACGGAGATTTCGCTGCTCTATACCGAATTCAAGAAGATGCAAGGGCACATTGTCCAAGCCCCGAACTCGCTTCTCAACACCGTCTTCATTCTCAATCAGCGACGATCTAATGGTCTTTCGGATTCCATTCCCCTTGAGATGAAATTTGGTACCCCGGGCCACCTGATAGACGAACTCAAGGCTCGGATGCTAGAGTTTGTCCAGGCCAATAAGCGGGATTATCAGCCGAGCATCATTACTGAGATGACTGGCTTTAAGGAAGTGAGATCATGTACTATGAACATAGTCTTTTTCCACAAGAGCAGCTTCCAAAACGAACTTCTTCGACTGAACCGCCACAACAAATTTGTAACCGAGCTCATGTACCAGATGGTTCAAGTGGGCATCGAAGCGCCGCTCAGAGTCGACCCTGGTGGCAGCCGAGACCATCCTTTGTACTGGGCAAATATGCCCGCGCCACCAGCATACAACAGCGCCGGCGAGAGCTCAACACACGGTCGTCCTCGGGCTACGTCTAGCATCCGCAGCATACCAAACCAAGAGCCCGCCGCAGGAGGGTTCCAGGATGTATTCGAAAAACGGCGAGAGCATGTACATATGCAGAGGATGGCGTCTATccgggagaaggagagggggCTGCAGGAAGAGTCTGCTGCAGACGCTCGCGCATCCACTTCAGCTCTGGCTCCAGTCATGTCGGTCGATTCCCAGTCACAAACGCGGTCTCGCATATTTGGACGCGCACGGAGCGGAACTAGGAGCGTCCACAGCCACAATGACATGGTCTAA